A single region of the Oncorhynchus keta strain PuntledgeMale-10-30-2019 chromosome 4, Oket_V2, whole genome shotgun sequence genome encodes:
- the LOC118381966 gene encoding protocadherin alpha-C2-like isoform X11 — protein sequence MEARISAEHWRRYVSVFFIFSAALNTAYAVTHYSIPEEMEESSVVANLAADLGLDVKTLSRRKMRLDIISNKKYLDVNKETGELYIVEKMDREHLCPAKTSCFLKMEAIIENPQRIFYIEIEIMDINDNAPHFRRDTINLDISEATQGGERFSVNNAVDPDVGSNSVKTYLLSENEHFTIEIQTGRDGSKFADLILKRVLDREQQAVHNLILTAEDGGVPARSGTASIVVRVLDTNDNAPKFDKDNYKIDIMENSPIGSLVVKLNATDLDEGTNSEILYSYSLYTSEKTQQTFHLNPNNGEITVKEMINYEDFRIYDMEVLATDKGSNSLTGQCKLTVLVTDMNDNHPEISIKSFQSPVKEDISVDTVIAVVSVSDKDSGDNGIVDIRIADKLPFALRESSDNYYELVVSEPLDREKVPEYEITFTVTDRGSPPLSDNETMTLELLDVNDNVPQFPQSFYTIPVMENNAPGALLSSLTAFDPDLHENQYLVYFIIEKEIVNTSMSMLFSINPENGNLYALKTFDYEIEKEFLFHIEARDSGVPPLSSNVTVHIIIVDQNDNTPVIVSPWRAHGSVVEEKIPRSTDKGSLVSKVIAIDTDSVQNSRITYQFLQVTDATLFSLDQYNGEIRTMRMFSYRDPRHQRLVVIAKDNGDPALSATVTIKLSTVETAVKAYSDMTEVPLEYDIFSDVNVYLVIGLGSVSFLLLITILVTCVLKCQKPKLSKAAPPSRNSVISERNSTIADSTLVSNDAYWYSLFLAETRKGKLVVRQPVPKAGSRYIVSSLPRSTGLTETSDSAASTLQGSTTTGSSSS from the exons ATGGAGGCACGTATCAGCGCAGAGCACTGGAGAAGGTATGTCTCGGTCTTCTTTATTTTCTCTGCCGCCCTGAACACGGCATATGCCGTTACTCACTATTCTATTCCTGAAGAAATGGAGGAGAGCTCCGTTGTGGCTAATCTTGCAGCTGATTTAGGTTTGGATGTGAAAACATTGAGTAGACGTAAGATGCGTTTGGACATTATCTCGAATAAAAAATATCTGGATGTGAACAAAGAAACGGGGGAGCTGTACATTGTCGAGAAGATGGACAGGGAACATCTTTGCCCTGCTAAGACATCCTGTTTTCTTAAAATGGAAGCTATTATTGAAAATCCACAACGGATCTTTTACATCGAAATCGAGATAATGGACATCAACGATAACGCCCCCCATTTCCGAAGGGACACCATTAACTTGGATATTTCAGAAGCAACACAGGGTGGTGAACGATTTTCTGTTAACAATGCAGTGGATCCTGACGTTGGTTCAAACTCAGTGAAAACATACCTATTGAGCGAAAATGAGCACTTTACCATCGAAATTCAGACAGGAAGAGACGGGTCAAAATTCGCTGATTTGATACTGAAAAGGGTATTAGACCGAGAGCAGCAGGCGGTTCATAATCTAATACTCACCGCTGAAGACGGTGGAGTCCCTGCGCGCTCTGGTACAGCCAGTATAGTTGTTCGCGTTTTAGATACGAACGACAACGCCCCTAAGTTTGACAAAGACAACTACAAAATCGATATAATGGAAAACTCCCCTATTGGAAGTCTTGTTGTTAAATTGAATGCAACAGACTTAGATGAGGGCACCAATTCGGAAATATTATATTCTTATAGCCTGTATACATCAGAGAAAACACAACAAACGTTCCATTTAAACCCTAACAACGGTGAGATCACGGTAAAGGAAATGATCAATTATGAGGATTTCAGGATCTATGATATGGAAGTACTTGCAACGGATAAGGGGTCCAATTCATTGACAGGTCAGTGTAAATTAACCGTTTTAGTTACGGATATGAATGATAATCATCCCGAAATATCAATCAAATCCTTTCAAAGTCCAGTCAAGGAGGACATATCAGTAGACACGGTGATAGCAGTGGTTAGTGTCAGCGATAAAGATTCAGGTGACAATGGGATAGTTGATATTCGTATAGCTGATAAATTACCTTTTGCGCTGAGAGAGTCTTCTGATAACTATTACGAGTTGGTAGTTTCAGAGCCTCTGGATCGTGAGAAGGTCCCTGAATATGAAATCACTTTTACGGTAACAGACAGGGGTTCCCCTCCGCTATCTGACAACGAAACTATGACTTTAGAACTACTAGACGTAAACGACAACGTTCCACAGTTCCCCCAGTCGTTCTACACTATACCCGTTATGGAGAATAACGCACCTGGGGCCTTGCTAAGTTCCCTCACTGCGTTTGATCCAGACCTCCATGAAAACCAGTATCTAGTTTATTTCATCATAGAGAAGGAGATAGTGAACACCTCCATGTCCATGCTGTTCTCCATCAATCCGGAGAACGGTAATCTTTACGCACTAAAGACGTTTGACTATGAGATAGAGAAGGAGTTCCTTTTCCACATTGAGGCCAGAGACTCTGGTGTTCCTCCGCTCAGCAGTAACGTGACTGTCCACATCATTATTGTGGACCAGAACGACAACACCCCGGTCATAGTGTCTCCGTGGCGCGCGCACGGCTCCGTGGTGGAGGAGAAGATCCCCAGATCCACCGATAAAGGATCCCTGGTCTCCAAGGTGATAGCCATAGACACGGACTCGGTCCAGAACTCTCGGATTACATACCAGTTTCTACAG GTTACTGACGCTACTCTATTCAGTCTGGACCAATACAACGGAGAGATACGTACTATGAGAATGTTCAGTTACAGAGATCCGCGTCATCAACGGCTGGTTGTCATCGCCAAGGACAACGGGgaccctgctctctctgctacagTTACCATAAAGCTATCAACAGTGGAGACTGCCGTTAAAGCCTACTCTGACATGACTGAAGTGCCTCTAGAATATGACATATTTTCAGACGTAAACGTATATTTGGTGATCGGCCTGGGCTCAGTGTCCTTTTTGTTATTGATCACCATATTGGTCACCTGTGTGCTGAAATGTCAGAAACCAAAGCTCAGCAAAGCGGCCCCTCCCAGTAGGAACAGCGTGATCAGCGAGAGGAATTCGACCATCGCAGATTCCACCCTGGTCTCCAACGATGCGTACTGGTACAGTCTGTTTCTAGCGGAGACGAGGAAAGGAAAGCTGGTAGTCAGACAGCCTGTGCCAAAGGCGGGTTCCAGATACATCGTGTCCAGTCTACCAAGGAGCACTGGCCTGACAGAGACCAGCGACTCAGCGGCCTCTACTCTGCAG
- the LOC118381966 gene encoding protocadherin alpha-C2-like isoform X3 — MEAHISAQHWGRYGSVFLLFSAVLNTASAVTHYSIPEEMEEGSDVANLAADLGLDVKTLSKRRIRLDVIANKKYLDVNKETGQLYIAERIDRELICTAKTSTSCFLKMEAIVENPQRIFYIELEIMDINDNAPNFRRDTINLDISEATQAGERFSVNNAVDLDVGANSVKTYHLSDSDHFNIEIQTGRDGSKFADLILKKALDREQQAVHNLILTAVDGGVPTRSGTASITVRVLDTNDNAPKFDKDNYKIDIMENSPIGSLVVKLNATDLDEGTNSEILYSYSLYTSEKTQQTFDLNPNNGEITVKEMINYEDFRIYDMEVIATDKGPNSLTGQCKLTILVTDMNDNHPEISIKSFQSPVKEDIAVDTVIAVVSVSDKDSGDNGKVDIRIADKLPFALRESSNNYYELVVSQPLDREKVPEYEITFTVTDRGSPPLSDNETMTLELLDVNDNVPQFPQSFYTIPVMENNAPGALLSSLTAFDPDLHENQYLVYFIIEKEIVNTSMSMLFSINPENGNLYALKTFDYEIEKEFLFHIEARDSGVPPLSSNVTVHIIIVDQNDNTPVIVSPWRAHGSVVEEKIPRSTDKGSLVSKVIAIDTDSVQNSRITYQFLQVTDATLFSLDQYNGEIRTMRMFSYRDPRHQRLVVIAKDNGDPALSATVTIKLSTVETAVKAYSDMTEVPLEYDIFSDVNVYLVIGLGSVSFLLLITILVTCVLKCQKPKLSKAAPPSRNSVISERNSTIADSTLVSNDAYWYSLFLAETRKGKLVVRQPVPKAGSRYIVSSLPRSTGLTETSDSAASTLQGSTTTGSSSS, encoded by the coding sequence ATGGAGGCGCATATCAGCGCACAACACTGGGGAAGGTACGGCTCGGTCTTTCTTCTTTTTAGTGCAGTCCTGAACACTGCGTCTGCCGTCACTCACTATTCTATTCCCGAGGAAATGGAAGAAGGTTCCGATGTTGCTAATTTAGCTGCTGATTTGGGTCTGGATGTAAAAACGCTGAGTAAAAGGAGGATTCGATTAGATGTCATAGCGAATAAGAAATATCTGGATGTGAACAAAGAAACGGGGCAGCTGTATATCGCAGAGAGGATTGACAGAGAATTAATTTGCACTGCTAAGACATCTACATCTTGTTTTCTAAAAATGGAGGCTATTGTCGAAAACCCACAGCGGATATTTTATATCGAATTAGAGATAATGGACATCAATGATAATGCACCAAATTTTCGAAGGGACACCATAAACTTAGATATTTCTGAAGCAACGCAGGCCGGTGAAAGGTTCTCTGTCAATAATGCAGTTGACCTTGATGTTGGGGCTAATTCAGTGAAAACCTACCATCTAAGTGACAGTGACCATTTCAATATAGAAATTCAGACCGGAAGAGATGGGTCAAAGTTTGCTGATTTGATCCTGAAAAAGGCTTTAGATCGAGAGCAGCAGGCGGTTCATAATCTAATACTCACCGCTGTAGATGGCGGGGTACCCACACGTTCCGGGACAGCCAGCATTACTGTTCGTGTGCTTGATACGAACGACAACGCCCCTAAGTTTGACAAAGACAACTACAAAATCGATATAATGGAAAACTCTCCAATTGGAAGTCTTGTTGTTAAATTGAATGCAACAGACTTAGATGAGGGCACCAATTCGGAAATATTATATTCTTATAGCCTGTATACATCAGAGAAAACACAACAAACGTTCGATTTAAACCCTAACAACGGTGAGATCACGGTAAAGGAAATGATCAATTACGAAGATTTCAGGATCTACGACATGGAAGTCATAGCAACAGATAAAGGACCCAATTCCTTAACAGGTCAGTGTAAATTAACCATTTTAGTCACAGATATGAATGATAATCATCCTGAAATATCCATCAAATCATTTCAAAGTCCAGTCAAGGAGGACATAGCAGTAGACACGGTGATAGCAGTGGTTAGTGTCAGCGATAAAGATTCAGGTGACAATGGAAAAGTTGATATTCGTATAGCTGATAAATTACCTTTTGCGCTGAGAGAGTCTTCTAATAACTATTACGAATTAGTAGTTTCACAACCTCTGGATCGTGAGAAGGTCCCTGAATATGAAATCACTTTTACGGTAACAGACAGGGGTTCCCCTCCGCTATCTGACAACGAAACTATGACTTTAGAACTACTAGACGTTAACGACAACGTTCCACAGTTCCCCCAGTCGTTCTACACTATACCCGTTATGGAGAATAACGCACCTGGGGCCTTGCTAAGTTCCCTCACTGCGTTTGATCCAGACCTCCATGAAAACCAGTATCTAGTTTATTTCATCATAGAGAAGGAGATAGTGAACACCTCCATGTCCATGCTGTTCTCCATCAATCCGGAGAATGGTAATCTTTACGCACTAAAGACGTTTGACTATGAGATAGAGAAGGAGTTCCTTTTCCACATTGAGGCCAGAGACTCTGGTGTTCCTCCGCTCAGCAGTAACGTGACTGTCCACATCATTATTGTGGACCAGAACGACAACACCCCGGTCATAGTGTCTCCGTGGCGCGCGCACGGCTCCGTGGTGGAGGAGAAGATCCCCAGATCCACCGATAAAGGATCCCTGGTCTCCAAGGTGATAGCCATAGACACGGACTCGGTCCAGAACTCTCGGATAACATACCAGTTTCTACAGGTTACTGACGCTACTCTATTCAGTCTGGACCAATACAACGGAGAGATACGTACTATGAGAATGTTCAGTTACAGAGATCCGCGTCATCAACGGCTGGTTGTCATCGCCAAGGACAACGGGgaccctgctctctctgctacagTTACCATAAAGCTATCAACAGTGGAGACTGCCGTTAAAGCCTACTCTGACATGACTGAAGTGCCTCTAGAATATGACATATTTTCAGACGTAAACGTATATTTGGTGATCGGCCTGGGCTCAGTGTCCTTTTTGTTATTGATCACCATATTGGTCACCTGTGTGCTGAAATGTCAGAAACCAAAGCTCAGCAAAGCGGCCCCTCCCAGTAGGAACAGCGTGATCAGCGAGAGGAATTCGACCATCGCAGATTCCACCCTGGTCTCCAACGATGCGTACTGGTACAGTCTGTTTCTAGCGGAGACGAGGAAAGGAAAGCTGGTAGTCAGACAGCCTGTGCCAAAGGCGGGTTCCAGATACATCGTGTCCAGTCTACCAAGGAGCACTGGCCTGACAGAGACCAGCGACTCAGCGGCCTCTACTCTGCAG
- the LOC118381966 gene encoding protocadherin alpha-C2-like isoform X17 encodes MEAHISAQHWGRYGSVFLLFSAVLNTASAVTHYSIPEEMEEGSDVANLAADLGLDVKTLSKRRIRLDVIANKKYLDVNKETGQLYIAERIDRELICTAKTSTSCFLKMEAIVENPQRIFYIELEIMDINDNAPNFRRDTINLDISEATQAGERFSVNNAVDLDVGANSVKTYHLSDSDHFNIEIQTGRDGSKFADLILKKALDREQQAVHNLILTAVDGGVPTRSGTASITVRVLDTNDNAPKFDKDNYKIDIMENSPIGSLVVKLNATDLDEGTNSEILYSYSLYTSEKTQQTFDLNPNNGEITVKEMINYEDFRIYDMEVIATDKGPNSLTGQCKLTILVTDMNDNHPEISIKSFQSPVKEDIAVDTVIAVVSVSDKDSGDNGKVDIRIADKLPFALRESSNNYYELVVSQPLDREKVPEYEITFTVTDRGSPPLSDNETMTLELLDVNDNVPQFPQSFYTIPVMENNAPGALLSSLTAFDPDLHENQYLVYFIIEKEIVNTSMSMLFSINPENGNLYALKTFDYEIEKEFLFHIEARDSGVPPLSSNVTVHIIIVDQNDNTPVIVSPWRAHGSVVEEKIPRSTDKGSLVSKVIAIDTDSVQNSRITYQFLQVTDATLFSLDQYNGEIRTMRMFSYRDPRHQRLVVIAKDNGDPALSATVTIKLSTVETAVKAYSDMTEVPLEYDIFSDVNVYLVIGLGSVSFLLLITILVTCVLKCQKPKLSKAAPPSRNSVISERNSTIADSTLVSNDAYWYSLFLAETRKGKLVVRQPVPKAGSRYIVSSLPRSTGLTETSDSAASTLQYPK; translated from the coding sequence ATGGAGGCGCATATCAGCGCACAACACTGGGGAAGGTACGGCTCGGTCTTTCTTCTTTTTAGTGCAGTCCTGAACACTGCGTCTGCCGTCACTCACTATTCTATTCCCGAGGAAATGGAAGAAGGTTCCGATGTTGCTAATTTAGCTGCTGATTTGGGTCTGGATGTAAAAACGCTGAGTAAAAGGAGGATTCGATTAGATGTCATAGCGAATAAGAAATATCTGGATGTGAACAAAGAAACGGGGCAGCTGTATATCGCAGAGAGGATTGACAGAGAATTAATTTGCACTGCTAAGACATCTACATCTTGTTTTCTAAAAATGGAGGCTATTGTCGAAAACCCACAGCGGATATTTTATATCGAATTAGAGATAATGGACATCAATGATAATGCACCAAATTTTCGAAGGGACACCATAAACTTAGATATTTCTGAAGCAACGCAGGCCGGTGAAAGGTTCTCTGTCAATAATGCAGTTGACCTTGATGTTGGGGCTAATTCAGTGAAAACCTACCATCTAAGTGACAGTGACCATTTCAATATAGAAATTCAGACCGGAAGAGATGGGTCAAAGTTTGCTGATTTGATCCTGAAAAAGGCTTTAGATCGAGAGCAGCAGGCGGTTCATAATCTAATACTCACCGCTGTAGATGGCGGGGTACCCACACGTTCCGGGACAGCCAGCATTACTGTTCGTGTGCTTGATACGAACGACAACGCCCCTAAGTTTGACAAAGACAACTACAAAATCGATATAATGGAAAACTCTCCAATTGGAAGTCTTGTTGTTAAATTGAATGCAACAGACTTAGATGAGGGCACCAATTCGGAAATATTATATTCTTATAGCCTGTATACATCAGAGAAAACACAACAAACGTTCGATTTAAACCCTAACAACGGTGAGATCACGGTAAAGGAAATGATCAATTACGAAGATTTCAGGATCTACGACATGGAAGTCATAGCAACAGATAAAGGACCCAATTCCTTAACAGGTCAGTGTAAATTAACCATTTTAGTCACAGATATGAATGATAATCATCCTGAAATATCCATCAAATCATTTCAAAGTCCAGTCAAGGAGGACATAGCAGTAGACACGGTGATAGCAGTGGTTAGTGTCAGCGATAAAGATTCAGGTGACAATGGAAAAGTTGATATTCGTATAGCTGATAAATTACCTTTTGCGCTGAGAGAGTCTTCTAATAACTATTACGAATTAGTAGTTTCACAACCTCTGGATCGTGAGAAGGTCCCTGAATATGAAATCACTTTTACGGTAACAGACAGGGGTTCCCCTCCGCTATCTGACAACGAAACTATGACTTTAGAACTACTAGACGTTAACGACAACGTTCCACAGTTCCCCCAGTCGTTCTACACTATACCCGTTATGGAGAATAACGCACCTGGGGCCTTGCTAAGTTCCCTCACTGCGTTTGATCCAGACCTCCATGAAAACCAGTATCTAGTTTATTTCATCATAGAGAAGGAGATAGTGAACACCTCCATGTCCATGCTGTTCTCCATCAATCCGGAGAATGGTAATCTTTACGCACTAAAGACGTTTGACTATGAGATAGAGAAGGAGTTCCTTTTCCACATTGAGGCCAGAGACTCTGGTGTTCCTCCGCTCAGCAGTAACGTGACTGTCCACATCATTATTGTGGACCAGAACGACAACACCCCGGTCATAGTGTCTCCGTGGCGCGCGCACGGCTCCGTGGTGGAGGAGAAGATCCCCAGATCCACCGATAAAGGATCCCTGGTCTCCAAGGTGATAGCCATAGACACGGACTCGGTCCAGAACTCTCGGATAACATACCAGTTTCTACAGGTTACTGACGCTACTCTATTCAGTCTGGACCAATACAACGGAGAGATACGTACTATGAGAATGTTCAGTTACAGAGATCCGCGTCATCAACGGCTGGTTGTCATCGCCAAGGACAACGGGgaccctgctctctctgctacagTTACCATAAAGCTATCAACAGTGGAGACTGCCGTTAAAGCCTACTCTGACATGACTGAAGTGCCTCTAGAATATGACATATTTTCAGACGTAAACGTATATTTGGTGATCGGCCTGGGCTCAGTGTCCTTTTTGTTATTGATCACCATATTGGTCACCTGTGTGCTGAAATGTCAGAAACCAAAGCTCAGCAAAGCGGCCCCTCCCAGTAGGAACAGCGTGATCAGCGAGAGGAATTCGACCATCGCAGATTCCACCCTGGTCTCCAACGATGCGTACTGGTACAGTCTGTTTCTAGCGGAGACGAGGAAAGGAAAGCTGGTAGTCAGACAGCCTGTGCCAAAGGCGGGTTCCAGATACATCGTGTCCAGTCTACCAAGGAGCACTGGCCTGACAGAGACCAGCGACTCAGCGGCCTCTACTCTGCAG
- the LOC118381966 gene encoding protocadherin alpha-C2-like isoform X13, with protein MEAHRSAEHWGRYVSVFLLFSSALNTVYAVTHYSIPEELKEGSVVANLAADLGLDVLELSRRKMRLDVIANKKYLDVNKKTGELYIVEKIDREYLCISKTTCFLKLDATIENPVRMFNIELEILDINDNAPHFRRDTMHLDIAESTPAGERFSLNNAVDPDIGTNSIKTYYLSESEHFNIEIQTGRDGSKFTDLILKKALDREEQSVHDLILTAVDGGVPSRTGTANIIVRVLDANDNAPKFDKDSYNIDIMENSPIGRLVVKLNATDLDEGSNAEIGYSYSLYTSEKTQETFSLNPNTGEITVKDMINYEDFRIYDMEVIATDKGTHFLSGHCKLTILVTDMNDNHPELSIKSFQSPVKEVIAVDTVIAVVSVSDKDSGENGKVDIHIADQLPFVLRESSDNYYELVVSQPLDREKVPEYEITFTVTDRGSPPLSDNETMTLELLDVNDNVPQFPQSYYTIPVMENNAPGALLNSLTAFDPDLHENQYLVYFIIEKEIVNTSMSMLFSINPENGNLYALKTFDYEIEKEFLFHIEARDSGVPPLNSNVTVHIIIVDQNDNPPVIVSPWRAHGSVVEEKIPRSTDKGSLVSKVIAIDTDSVQNSRITYQFLQVTDATLFSLDQYNGEIRTMRMFSYRDPRHQRLVVIAKDNGDPALSATVTIKLSTVETAVKAYSDMTEVPLEYDIFSDVNVYLVIGLGSVSFLLLITILVTCVLKCQKPKLSKAAPPSRNSVISERNSTIADSTLVSNDAYWYSLFLAETRKGKLVVRQPVPKAGSRYIVSSLPRSTGLTETSDSAASTLQGSTTTGSSSS; from the exons ATGGAGGCGCACAGAAGCGCAGAGCACTGGGGAAGGTACGTCTCGGTTTTTCTTCTTTTCTCTTCCGCCCTGAACACGGTGTATGCGGTTACTCACTATTCTATTCCGGAGGAATTAAAGGAAGGCTCTGTTGTCGCCAATTTAGCTGCTGATCTGGGACTGGACGTGCTGGAACTAAGTAGACGAAAAATGCGGTTAGACGTCATTGCCAATAAGAAATACTTGGATGTGAACAAAAAAACAGGAGAGCTGTACATCGTTGAAAAAATTGACAGAGAATATCTTTGCATATCAAAAACAACATGCTTTCTCAAATTGGATGCAACTATTGAAAATCCAGTAAGAATGTTCAACATTGAATTGGAAATACTGGACATTAACGACAATGCGCCTCATTTTCGAAGAGACACAATGCACTTGGATATAGCGGAGTCTACTCCTGCGGGCGAAAGGTTCTCATTGAACAATGCAGTGGACCCAGATATTGGTACGAATTCAATTAAAACATACTATCTGAGTGAAAGTGAGCACTTCAATATAGAAATACAGACCGGAAGAGACGGGTCTAAATTTACTGATTTGATTCTGAAAAAGGCTTTAGACAGAGAGGAGCAGTCGGTTCATGATCTAATACTCACTGCTGTAGATGGAGGAGTCCCTTCACGCACAGGCACAGCGAATATCATTGTCCGTGTCTTGGATGCCAATGACAACGCCCCTAAATTTGATAAGGACAGCTACAACATAGATATAATGGAGAATTCTCCAATTGGACGTTTAGTAGTGAAACTGAATGCAACTGATTTGGACGAGGGCTCAAATGCGGAAATAGGttattcatatagtctttataCATCAGAGAAAACGCAAGAAACGTTCAGTTTAAACCCTAACACTGGTGAAATAACAGTAAAGGACATGATCAATTATGAAGATTTTAGGATATATGATATGGAAGTTATAGCAACGGACAAAGGAACACATTTTTTATCTGGACATTGCAAACTGACTATCTTAGTGACAGATATGAATGATAATCATCCCGAATTATCGATCAAATCCTTTCAAAGTCCAGTCAAGGAGGTTATAGCAGTAGACACGGTGATAGCAGTGGTTAGTGTCAGCGATAAAGATTCAGGAGAAAATGGAAAAGTCGATATTCACATTGCTGATCAATTGCCATTTGTACTAAGAGAGTCTTCTGATAACTATTATGAGTTGGTAGTTTCACAACCTCTGGATCGTGAGAAGGTCCCAGAATATGAAATCACTTTTACGGTAACAGACAGGGGATCCCCTCCGCTATCTGACAATGAAACTATGACTTTAGAACTACTAGACGTAAACGACAACGTTCCACAGTTCCCCCAGTCGTACTACACTATTCCCGTTATGGAGAATAACGCACCTGGGGCCTTGCTAAATTCCCTCACTGCGTTTGATCCAGACCTCCATGAAAACCAGTATCTAGTTTATTTCATCATAGAGAAGGAGATAGTGAACACCTCCATGTCCATGCTGTTCTCCATCAATCCGGAGAACGGTAATCTTTACGCACTAAAGACGTTTGACTATGAGATAGAGAAGGAGTTCCTTTTCCACATTGAGGCCAGAGACTCTGGTGTTCCTCCGCTCAACAGTAACGTGACTGTCCACATCATTATTGTGGACCAGAACGACAATCCCCCGGTCATAGTATCCCCGTGGCGCGCGCACGGCTCCGTGGTGGAGGAGAAGATTCCCAGATCCACCGATAAAGGATCCCTGGTCTCCAAGGTGATTGCCATAGACACGGACTCGGTCCAGAACTCTCGGATTACATACCAGTTTCTACAG GTTACTGACGCTACTCTATTCAGTCTGGACCAATACAACGGAGAGATACGTACTATGAGAATGTTCAGTTACAGAGATCCGCGTCATCAACGGCTGGTTGTCATCGCCAAGGACAACGGGgaccctgctctctctgctacagTTACCATAAAGCTATCAACAGTGGAGACTGCCGTTAAAGCCTACTCTGACATGACTGAAGTGCCTCTAGAATATGACATATTTTCAGACGTAAACGTATATTTGGTGATCGGCCTGGGCTCAGTGTCCTTTTTGTTATTGATCACCATATTGGTCACCTGTGTGCTGAAATGTCAGAAACCAAAGCTCAGCAAAGCGGCCCCTCCCAGTAGGAACAGCGTGATCAGCGAGAGGAATTCGACCATCGCAGATTCCACCCTGGTCTCCAACGATGCGTACTGGTACAGTCTGTTTCTAGCGGAGACGAGGAAAGGAAAGCTGGTAGTCAGACAGCCTGTGCCAAAGGCGGGTTCCAGATACATCGTGTCCAGTCTACCAAGGAGCACTGGCCTGACAGAGACCAGCGACTCAGCGGCCTCTACTCTGCAG